In Priestia megaterium NBRC 15308 = ATCC 14581, the following proteins share a genomic window:
- a CDS encoding DinB family protein, producing the protein MNSYCEMVFNQINVNIHSLTAIINDVTEEELAYRPLPHKRSIQELLQHLCLICSADYYISLGYSAAKMNDFYLQHPAYTKLELKAALVEGFNQLKAVYSSFDEQKLFSLQTSYWGCTYTCFEWLLEIQSHLYHHRAELYTLLTCYRRNGLDVVLFE; encoded by the coding sequence ATGAATTCGTACTGTGAGATGGTGTTTAATCAAATAAACGTTAACATCCATTCTCTAACCGCAATCATTAATGACGTTACAGAAGAAGAGCTTGCTTATCGTCCCCTCCCTCACAAGCGGTCTATTCAAGAGCTGCTGCAGCATTTATGTCTCATTTGCAGTGCAGACTATTATATTTCCTTAGGCTACTCTGCAGCTAAAATGAATGACTTTTATTTGCAACATCCAGCTTATACAAAGCTTGAACTCAAAGCAGCTTTAGTAGAGGGCTTCAATCAGCTAAAAGCAGTTTACTCTTCTTTTGACGAACAAAAGCTATTTTCACTGCAGACATCCTATTGGGGATGCACATATACATGTTTTGAGTGGCTGCTTGAAATTCAGTCTCATTTATACCATCACCGTGCAGAACTGTATACGCTTCTAACCTGTTACCGCAGAAACGGATTGGATGTAGTGCTTTTTGAGTGA
- a CDS encoding acylphosphatase, with product MKKHVHMIVDGRVQGVGFRHYTQLKAMECSINGWVRNRDDQKVEIDAEGEESNIQKFIEEIKKGPSPFASVSNVEVKVVNTPSHTHSFRVKYS from the coding sequence GTGAAAAAACATGTGCATATGATTGTAGACGGACGCGTTCAAGGGGTTGGGTTTCGTCACTATACGCAGCTAAAAGCAATGGAATGCTCTATTAACGGATGGGTGCGAAATCGAGACGATCAAAAAGTGGAAATTGATGCTGAAGGTGAAGAAAGCAACATCCAAAAATTTATTGAAGAAATTAAAAAAGGTCCCTCGCCGTTCGCTTCTGTTAGCAACGTGGAAGTAAAGGTAGTAAACACCCCTTCCCACACCCATTCTTTTCGCGTAAAGTACAGTTAA
- a CDS encoding nicotinate phosphoribosyltransferase encodes MNMFTDDSVMLHTDLYQINMGETYWEDNIHQKKAVFEVFFRKLPFGNGYAVFAGLERIIEYIKAFKFSESDLTYLHEELGFKEDYLAYLKDLTFTGTIRCMREGELVFHNEPILRVEAPLIEAQLVETAILNIVNYQTLIATKAARIKHVVGDQVAMEFGTRRAQEMDAAIWGTRAAYIGGFSATSNVRAGKKFGIPVAGTHAHAMVQAYKDEYIAFHKYARRHKNCVFLVDTYDTLKSGVPNAIKVAKELGDKINFTAIRLDSGDLTYLSKKARQMLDEAGFTETKIVASNDLDEDTIMHLKSQGAQIDMWGIGTKLITAYDQPALGAVYKLVSIEGENGEMMDTIKISANPEKVSTPGLKRVYRIINNLNGKSEGDYITMEDEDPQSEERLKMFHPVHTFISKFVTNFEAKELHHDIFVNGELVYETEELQEIQQYVKDNLELLWDEYKRTRNPEEYPVDLSEKCWENKTRQIAYVKQKVAEALNKK; translated from the coding sequence ATGAATATGTTTACAGATGACAGCGTAATGCTACACACCGATTTATATCAAATTAATATGGGAGAAACGTACTGGGAAGATAATATTCATCAAAAGAAGGCTGTTTTTGAAGTTTTCTTCCGCAAACTTCCTTTTGGAAATGGTTATGCTGTTTTCGCTGGATTAGAAAGAATTATTGAATATATTAAAGCATTTAAATTTAGCGAATCAGATTTAACCTACTTGCACGAAGAATTAGGTTTTAAAGAAGATTATTTAGCTTACTTAAAAGACCTTACGTTTACTGGAACAATTCGATGTATGCGTGAAGGTGAGCTTGTATTTCATAATGAACCAATTTTACGTGTAGAAGCACCATTAATTGAAGCTCAGCTTGTAGAAACAGCGATTTTAAATATTGTGAATTACCAAACGCTGATTGCAACAAAAGCAGCTCGAATCAAACATGTAGTAGGAGATCAAGTGGCAATGGAATTTGGAACACGACGCGCTCAAGAAATGGACGCTGCCATTTGGGGAACAAGAGCAGCCTATATTGGCGGATTTAGTGCTACTTCTAACGTGCGAGCAGGAAAGAAATTTGGAATTCCAGTGGCAGGAACGCATGCTCATGCGATGGTGCAAGCTTATAAAGACGAATACATTGCATTTCATAAATATGCTCGTCGCCATAAAAACTGCGTGTTTCTAGTTGATACGTACGATACGTTAAAATCAGGAGTTCCTAACGCCATTAAAGTAGCAAAAGAATTAGGCGATAAAATTAATTTTACAGCGATTCGCTTAGACAGCGGCGATTTAACATATTTGTCTAAAAAAGCTCGTCAAATGTTAGATGAAGCAGGGTTTACAGAGACAAAAATTGTTGCTTCCAACGATTTAGATGAAGATACGATTATGCATTTAAAGTCGCAAGGGGCACAAATAGACATGTGGGGGATTGGTACTAAGCTCATTACTGCATATGATCAGCCCGCGCTTGGTGCAGTGTATAAACTCGTTTCTATTGAAGGAGAAAATGGCGAGATGATGGATACGATTAAAATTAGCGCAAATCCTGAAAAAGTGAGTACACCAGGATTAAAGCGTGTATATCGTATTATTAATAATTTGAATGGGAAATCTGAAGGGGATTATATCACGATGGAAGACGAAGATCCTCAAAGCGAAGAACGTTTAAAAATGTTCCATCCTGTTCATACGTTTATCAGTAAATTCGTCACAAATTTTGAAGCAAAAGAACTCCATCATGATATCTTTGTGAACGGAGAGCTTGTGTATGAAACAGAAGAACTTCAGGAAATTCAGCAGTACGTAAAAGATAATTTAGAGCTGCTTTGGGATGAATATAAGCGCACGCGCAATCCTGAAGAATATCCAGTAGATTTAAGCGAAAAATGTTGGGAAAATAAAACGCGTCAAATTGCGTACGTAAAACAAAAAGTAGCAGAAGCCCTAAATAAAAAATAG
- a CDS encoding cysteine hydrolase family protein, which yields MKKALINIDYTNDFVAENGALTCGEPGQQIETFISDITRQFIEQNEYVVFAIDFHKENDSLHPESALFPPHNVEGSAGRELYGKLNDLYNVYQSQANVEWMNKTRYSAFAGTDLEIKLRERQITDVYLAGVCTDICVLHTAVDAYNKGFAIYIYEKAVASFNQKGHEWALEHFKSCLGAEII from the coding sequence ATGAAAAAAGCACTGATTAACATCGATTATACAAATGATTTTGTAGCTGAAAACGGAGCTTTGACATGCGGAGAACCAGGGCAACAAATTGAAACATTCATAAGCGATATTACGCGTCAATTTATTGAGCAAAACGAGTATGTGGTGTTCGCCATTGATTTTCATAAAGAAAATGATTCCTTGCATCCAGAATCAGCGCTGTTTCCGCCTCATAATGTTGAAGGCTCTGCAGGAAGAGAGCTATACGGAAAGTTAAATGATTTATATAATGTGTATCAATCACAGGCAAATGTAGAATGGATGAATAAAACGAGATACAGCGCATTTGCTGGAACGGATCTGGAGATTAAACTGAGAGAAAGACAAATTACCGATGTCTACTTAGCAGGTGTATGTACGGATATTTGTGTACTTCATACAGCAGTAGATGCCTATAATAAAGGATTTGCTATTTATATTTATGAAAAAGCCGTAGCAAGCTTTAATCAAAAAGGCCATGAGTGGGCGCTCGAACACTTTAAATCTTGCCTCGGAGCAGAAATTATTTAA
- a CDS encoding S1 domain-containing RNA-binding protein, whose protein sequence is MAVEVGSKVQGKVTGITNFGAFVELPGGQTGLVHISEVADSYVKDINDHLKVGQEIEVKVVNEKDGKIGLSIKKAIDKPERPSSSYSQRPPRQARNNDNRSKSNFQPKENFEQKMARFLKDSEDNLSTLKRSTESKRGGRGGRRG, encoded by the coding sequence ATGGCAGTTGAAGTAGGTAGCAAGGTACAAGGTAAAGTAACAGGTATTACTAATTTTGGAGCATTTGTAGAATTACCTGGAGGTCAAACTGGGCTTGTACATATTAGTGAGGTAGCTGACAGCTATGTAAAAGACATTAATGACCATCTTAAAGTTGGTCAAGAAATTGAAGTGAAAGTCGTTAATGAGAAAGACGGAAAAATTGGATTATCGATTAAAAAAGCAATAGATAAACCTGAAAGACCCTCATCTTCTTATTCACAACGCCCGCCACGTCAGGCAAGAAATAATGATAATCGTTCTAAAAGCAACTTCCAACCAAAGGAAAACTTCGAACAAAAAATGGCGCGTTTCTTAAAAGATAGTGAAGATAATTTATCTACACTAAAACGCAGCACTGAATCAAAACGAGGTGGCAGAGGCGGAAGACGCGGATAA
- the nadE gene encoding ammonia-dependent NAD(+) synthetase, whose product MSDMQEKIRKELHVKSEIDPAQEIRARVDFLKSYLKSANAKGFVLGISGGQDSSLAGRLAQIAVDELRKEEYEAKFVAVRLPHGTQHDEADAKASLEFIKPNETYTFNIKNTVEAFESSFTGATDIALSDFHKGNVKARTRMIVQYAIGGENGLLVIGTDHAAEAVTGFFTKYGDGGADVLPLTGLTKRQGKALLKELGADKRLYEKVPTADLLDNSPGQADETELGISYDELDDYLEGKEVSQEAAEKIEQRYRITEHKRQLPASMFDEWWK is encoded by the coding sequence ATGTCAGACATGCAAGAAAAAATAAGAAAAGAGCTACATGTGAAATCTGAAATTGATCCAGCACAAGAAATTCGTGCCCGCGTTGATTTTCTGAAAAGCTACCTAAAGTCAGCAAATGCAAAAGGCTTTGTATTAGGTATAAGCGGGGGGCAGGACTCTAGCTTAGCTGGACGATTAGCACAGATTGCTGTAGACGAATTGCGAAAAGAAGAATATGAAGCAAAATTTGTAGCCGTTCGCTTGCCTCATGGCACGCAGCATGATGAAGCAGATGCGAAGGCTTCACTAGAATTTATTAAACCTAATGAAACATATACGTTTAATATTAAAAACACGGTGGAAGCATTTGAAAGTTCGTTTACAGGTGCGACAGATATAGCCCTGTCTGATTTTCATAAAGGAAATGTCAAAGCACGTACGCGTATGATTGTACAGTATGCAATCGGAGGAGAAAACGGCCTTCTAGTTATCGGAACCGATCATGCAGCAGAAGCAGTAACAGGCTTTTTTACGAAATACGGAGATGGCGGAGCAGACGTGCTGCCTCTAACAGGACTAACAAAACGTCAAGGAAAAGCATTGCTAAAAGAATTAGGTGCAGATAAACGATTGTATGAAAAAGTACCAACAGCTGACTTGTTAGATAATAGTCCTGGTCAAGCTGATGAAACGGAACTAGGAATTTCTTATGATGAACTAGACGATTATTTGGAAGGAAAAGAAGTATCACAAGAAGCCGCTGAAAAAATTGAACAGCGCTATCGTATTACTGAACATAAACGTCAGTTACCGGCTAGCATGTTTGATGAATGGTGGAAATGA
- a CDS encoding S8 family serine peptidase, which translates to MKKVSIRSVLSTVAFSVALSSFAMGASANGNSKPALEPSLVKIQGDYNLKSAKKVKVIVELNEESVAEAKKKGVAQSKGKIKKARDEVKKELSKASKTSKVKREYDQVFSGFSAELPANDLEKVASLPGVKAIYPSVEYHTTEVKSKEVSAEEYGSEMDKSIYYVGADQAWKSGYTGKNMTVAVIDTGVDYDHPDLKSAFEKYKGWDFVDDDKDPQETPAGDPKGEATTHGTHVAGTIAADGKIKGVAPDAHLLAYRVLGPGGTGTTEDVIAGIERAVEDGADVMNLSLGDTINNPDLATSIALDWAMEEGVVAVTSNGNSGPANWTVGSPGTSREAISVGATQLPYNLYKTTLTVDNASYASAEVMGFPNDKALLDASGKKYEFVPVGLGKPEDFEGKDVKGKVAVISRGDIAFVDKVDNAKKAGAVATVIYNNVEGTIPDIPGTSLPSIRLSKADGQALAASLAKGSVTGSFTATFDQTVDETMADFSSRGPVVDTWMIKPDISAPGVDIISTVPTNDPSNPHGYGSKQGTSMAAPHVAGAAALILQAHPNYKVEDVKASLMNTTELLRDRNGLVYPHNTQGAGSMRVVDAIKAKTLITPGSHSYGVFYKDKGKQVEKQSFKIKNLSNHSQKYSVKVKFKKSHQAIDVKSTNDLVVNAGKTQKVNLNVKVDAGKLSPGYYEGTITVSNNKETYDVPTILFVKEPDYPRVTSAYVDVLGNGSFEYGSYLPGGAEKLSYYIYDATLEKGELLSSYTNVEKGFSSATWDGKINGEALPAGTYYLYAEAVKAGQTTGSLGEFEIK; encoded by the coding sequence ATGAAAAAAGTGTCAATTCGGTCTGTATTAAGTACAGTAGCATTTTCGGTTGCTTTATCTTCTTTTGCAATGGGAGCATCCGCCAACGGAAATTCAAAACCGGCGCTTGAACCGTCTTTAGTTAAAATTCAAGGAGACTATAACTTAAAATCAGCCAAAAAAGTAAAAGTTATTGTGGAGTTAAATGAAGAGTCTGTAGCGGAAGCAAAGAAAAAAGGAGTAGCGCAAAGTAAAGGAAAGATTAAAAAAGCGCGTGACGAAGTGAAAAAAGAGCTTTCAAAAGCTTCTAAAACTTCAAAAGTAAAGCGTGAATATGACCAAGTGTTTTCGGGGTTTTCAGCGGAACTTCCGGCTAATGACCTTGAAAAAGTAGCAAGTTTACCGGGAGTAAAAGCTATTTACCCAAGCGTTGAATATCATACAACAGAAGTGAAATCGAAAGAAGTGAGCGCCGAAGAATACGGTTCTGAAATGGATAAAAGCATTTACTATGTAGGAGCAGATCAAGCGTGGAAATCAGGATATACAGGCAAAAATATGACCGTAGCCGTTATCGATACAGGCGTTGATTACGACCACCCGGATTTAAAGTCAGCGTTTGAGAAATATAAAGGATGGGATTTTGTAGATGATGACAAAGATCCTCAAGAAACGCCTGCTGGAGATCCAAAAGGCGAAGCAACAACGCACGGAACGCACGTAGCAGGAACAATTGCAGCGGACGGGAAAATTAAAGGAGTAGCTCCTGATGCTCATTTACTTGCTTATCGTGTACTAGGTCCAGGAGGAACGGGTACCACAGAAGACGTGATCGCCGGTATTGAACGTGCGGTAGAAGACGGAGCTGATGTAATGAACCTGTCGCTTGGAGATACGATTAATAATCCGGACTTGGCAACGAGTATTGCATTAGATTGGGCAATGGAAGAAGGAGTAGTTGCCGTTACGTCAAATGGAAACAGTGGACCAGCTAATTGGACAGTAGGCTCTCCGGGAACGTCTCGTGAAGCTATTTCAGTGGGTGCAACTCAGCTTCCTTACAATTTGTATAAAACGACATTAACTGTAGATAACGCAAGCTATGCTTCAGCTGAAGTAATGGGCTTTCCAAATGACAAGGCATTACTAGATGCAAGCGGTAAAAAGTATGAATTTGTACCTGTCGGACTCGGTAAACCAGAAGACTTTGAAGGAAAGGATGTAAAAGGAAAAGTAGCGGTTATTTCTCGCGGCGACATTGCGTTTGTAGATAAAGTTGATAATGCGAAAAAAGCCGGTGCTGTGGCAACGGTGATTTACAACAACGTAGAAGGAACAATCCCTGATATTCCAGGCACATCTTTGCCAAGTATTCGCCTATCAAAAGCCGATGGACAAGCTTTGGCAGCTTCTTTAGCAAAAGGATCCGTTACGGGCTCTTTTACTGCAACATTTGATCAGACAGTTGATGAAACAATGGCTGACTTTTCATCTCGCGGACCGGTTGTTGATACATGGATGATTAAGCCGGACATTTCGGCACCGGGAGTCGATATTATCAGCACAGTGCCAACCAATGATCCAAGCAACCCTCATGGATATGGATCAAAGCAAGGAACAAGTATGGCAGCACCCCACGTAGCAGGAGCAGCAGCGTTAATTTTACAGGCGCATCCAAATTATAAAGTAGAAGACGTAAAAGCATCTTTAATGAACACAACCGAACTGCTTCGTGACCGCAACGGGCTGGTTTACCCTCATAATACGCAAGGTGCAGGAAGCATGCGCGTAGTAGATGCAATTAAAGCAAAAACGCTTATTACACCAGGAAGTCACTCGTACGGCGTCTTTTATAAAGATAAAGGGAAACAAGTAGAAAAACAAAGCTTTAAGATTAAAAATCTATCAAATCACAGTCAAAAATACTCGGTCAAAGTAAAATTTAAGAAAAGCCATCAGGCAATTGACGTTAAATCAACAAATGATTTAGTTGTTAATGCAGGAAAAACGCAAAAAGTAAATCTCAATGTAAAAGTAGATGCAGGGAAATTATCTCCTGGCTATTACGAAGGGACAATTACCGTAAGTAACAATAAAGAAACGTACGATGTTCCAACCATCTTATTTGTAAAAGAGCCGGATTATCCTCGCGTCACTTCTGCGTATGTAGATGTACTAGGAAATGGCTCATTTGAATACGGCAGTTATTTACCAGGAGGAGCAGAGAAGCTTAGCTATTACATTTACGATGCAACGTTAGAAAAAGGGGAATTGTTAAGTTCGTATACGAATGTAGAAAAAGGATTCTCTAGCGCAACGTGGGACGGAAAGATTAATGGTGAAGCTCTTCCAGCGGGAACGTATTATTTATACGCAGAAGCAGTAAAAGCAGGTCAGACGACAGGTTCTTTAGGAGAATTCGAAATTAAATAA
- the nadD gene encoding nicotinate (nicotinamide) nucleotide adenylyltransferase → MSDTLAYFQQLNPDKKIDKLLEKGAKIGIYGSSFDPVTNVHLWTASTVAHRKKLDAIIFLPSSHKRTDKKLQTLDEHRVNMVSLAIKDNPKFLLDTYELDVLPGYHYTYYTMEHFKKLLPHADLFFIMGADLLQDIGEGKWKKADELISKNQFIIMAREGIDMLKAISHSPLLRNYDDGRFQLLDKGLAMEISSTYIRQEFARGGEPRYLMPDLCYFYSKKYGLYQ, encoded by the coding sequence ATGTCAGATACGCTTGCTTATTTTCAACAGCTAAACCCTGATAAAAAAATAGATAAGCTTTTAGAAAAAGGAGCGAAAATTGGTATTTATGGTTCTTCTTTTGATCCGGTTACCAATGTTCACCTTTGGACGGCATCAACGGTTGCGCATCGAAAGAAGCTAGATGCTATTATCTTTTTGCCTTCATCGCACAAACGAACAGATAAAAAGCTCCAGACATTGGATGAGCACCGTGTAAATATGGTTAGCTTAGCGATTAAAGATAACCCCAAATTTTTGCTCGATACGTATGAGCTAGACGTATTGCCCGGCTATCATTACACATACTACACTATGGAGCACTTTAAAAAATTGCTTCCACACGCTGATTTATTTTTTATTATGGGAGCCGACTTACTGCAAGATATTGGTGAAGGCAAGTGGAAGAAAGCAGATGAACTTATTAGTAAAAACCAGTTTATCATCATGGCAAGAGAGGGAATAGACATGTTGAAAGCTATTAGTCATTCTCCTTTGCTTCGAAATTATGACGACGGCCGGTTTCAGCTTCTTGATAAAGGGCTGGCGATGGAAATCAGCTCTACTTATATTCGTCAAGAATTTGCCCGGGGCGGAGAACCAAGATATTTAATGCCTGATCTCTGTTATTTTTATAGTAAAAAATATGGACTGTATCAGTAA
- a CDS encoding helix-turn-helix domain-containing protein codes for MTIGQRIRDLRTKQGISLTELANRAGVAKSYISSVERGIQLNPSIQFLNKISTSLNVSIDRLIHEPMDKSESLDIDDEWLELAKEAAESGISKEQFKQFLEFQKWQRAKQD; via the coding sequence ATGACAATTGGCCAACGTATTCGAGATCTCAGAACGAAACAGGGAATATCGCTAACAGAACTTGCAAACCGAGCGGGTGTTGCTAAATCGTACATATCTTCAGTAGAAAGAGGAATTCAGCTCAACCCATCTATTCAATTTCTAAACAAAATTTCTACCTCATTGAACGTGAGTATTGATAGATTGATTCATGAGCCTATGGATAAATCTGAATCGTTGGATATTGATGATGAGTGGCTTGAGTTAGCAAAAGAAGCAGCGGAGTCAGGAATAAGCAAAGAGCAGTTTAAACAATTTCTTGAATTTCAAAAATGGCAGCGGGCAAAGCAAGATTAA
- a CDS encoding anti-repressor SinI family protein: MNFKDENTLDLEWVMLIMEAKQTGISIEEVRQFLQSISSNS, encoded by the coding sequence ATGAATTTTAAAGACGAAAATACGTTAGACTTAGAATGGGTTATGCTCATAATGGAAGCAAAACAAACAGGTATAAGCATCGAGGAAGTTAGACAATTTTTACAAAGTATTAGCTCAAATTCTTAG
- a CDS encoding NUDIX domain-containing protein — translation MSNNKAMTNQTKKEYPKPYGYTSDIAVFTIVTEEKEPYKPPKMSLKLMLIQRAMVNAEGEKNSEAGKWALPGGFVHPNESAFEAAKRELEEETGVKDIHLKHYGVYDEPGRDDRGWVITNAHYAIVPEDSLIKRKANDDAARVELFKIDEIFSLPLAFDHEIIIRDAIKEIKKDLLQTTIAQKFLPSQFTYSELQAVLLTVTDDAAIKSDQAFARKIRMLPFIEEVDGKTTTRTSKKPTKLYRFVEMNVMKPIYTARY, via the coding sequence ATGTCGAACAATAAAGCAATGACGAATCAAACGAAAAAAGAATACCCTAAACCCTATGGCTATACGTCAGATATTGCTGTATTTACGATTGTGACGGAAGAAAAAGAACCATACAAACCACCTAAAATGAGTTTGAAATTAATGCTTATCCAACGAGCAATGGTGAATGCAGAGGGAGAAAAGAACAGCGAAGCAGGAAAGTGGGCGCTTCCCGGCGGATTTGTCCATCCTAATGAATCAGCTTTTGAAGCGGCTAAAAGAGAGCTCGAAGAAGAAACGGGCGTAAAGGATATTCATTTAAAACACTATGGTGTCTATGATGAGCCTGGCAGGGACGATAGAGGATGGGTCATTACAAACGCACATTATGCAATCGTTCCAGAAGATAGTCTAATAAAGCGAAAAGCGAATGATGATGCTGCTCGAGTTGAATTGTTTAAAATAGATGAAATCTTTTCATTGCCTTTAGCTTTTGATCATGAAATCATCATTCGAGATGCAATCAAGGAAATTAAGAAAGATTTATTGCAAACGACCATTGCCCAGAAATTTCTGCCTTCTCAGTTTACATACTCTGAGCTGCAGGCTGTGCTGCTTACCGTAACGGATGATGCAGCGATTAAAAGTGATCAGGCCTTTGCACGAAAAATAAGAATGCTGCCATTTATTGAAGAAGTAGACGGAAAAACAACGACGAGAACGTCTAAAAAACCAACAAAGCTCTACCGGTTTGTTGAAATGAATGTGATGAAGCCAATCTATACAGCACGCTATTAA
- a CDS encoding FAD-dependent monooxygenase yields the protein MNYQTDVCIIGAGPGGALLAYLLAKQNISTILIERSDELGKEFRGEHLNEDGEMILKKHHIFEEIESLGLLRMSRVEYWKDGHVFKTIESELGHAGIHVPQQHLLQSINSQASIHPSYKLMLGTKVTELMQNEKGQYTGIKAQQKGRGEIIVESKIIIGADGRYSTVRKLAHIKNNIHNHGYDLLWAKIPAPANWEPSIKFALVKQQQVALFSQAKGFVQIGWNIEKGSYPALRKQSFRPFIQRLIDAFPSLNLSIERFITSWSDFTLLSVQSSISEVWSKHHLLLLGDAAHTMTPTGAFGLNESLKDADLLSDLLHQVFYQNKEISETLRQFEQKRKPKLITLERIQFQREKEFSSHFISS from the coding sequence ATGAACTATCAAACAGATGTGTGTATAATAGGAGCCGGACCAGGCGGTGCTCTACTGGCCTATCTACTGGCTAAACAAAATATATCAACTATACTGATAGAGAGATCTGATGAGCTTGGAAAAGAATTTCGAGGCGAACATTTAAATGAAGATGGAGAAATGATTCTTAAGAAACATCATATATTTGAAGAAATTGAAAGCTTAGGCCTCCTTCGAATGTCTAGGGTCGAATACTGGAAGGATGGACATGTATTCAAAACGATAGAATCTGAACTTGGACATGCAGGAATTCATGTTCCACAGCAGCATCTCCTTCAGTCTATAAATAGCCAAGCAAGCATCCACCCCTCCTACAAGCTTATGCTGGGCACAAAAGTAACAGAGCTAATGCAGAATGAAAAAGGCCAATATACTGGAATAAAAGCTCAGCAAAAAGGCCGGGGCGAAATAATAGTTGAAAGTAAAATCATTATTGGAGCAGATGGTCGATATTCAACTGTTCGCAAACTCGCGCACATAAAAAACAATATCCACAATCATGGATACGATTTGCTTTGGGCGAAAATTCCTGCACCTGCCAATTGGGAGCCTTCTATTAAATTTGCACTTGTGAAGCAGCAGCAGGTGGCGCTTTTTTCTCAAGCAAAAGGCTTTGTTCAAATCGGATGGAATATTGAAAAAGGCAGCTATCCTGCTCTTCGAAAACAATCGTTTAGACCGTTTATTCAGCGTTTAATAGACGCTTTCCCTAGCTTAAACCTTTCAATAGAAAGGTTTATTACGTCGTGGTCAGACTTTACGCTTCTTTCTGTGCAAAGCAGCATAAGCGAAGTATGGTCAAAGCATCACCTGTTATTATTAGGGGATGCTGCTCATACGATGACTCCTACTGGTGCTTTTGGATTAAACGAGTCATTAAAAGATGCTGACTTACTGTCTGACTTACTGCATCAAGTTTTTTATCAAAACAAAGAAATTTCAGAAACATTGAGACAGTTTGAACAGAAAAGAAAGCCTAAATTAATAACTCTTGAACGTATTCAGTTTCAGCGAGAAAAAGAATTCTCGTCCCATTTTATTTCTTCTTAA
- a CDS encoding 3-hydroxybutyrate dehydrogenase, producing the protein MVENKIVLITGAAQGIGYQIGERFAEDGATVVLTDLNEDGVKKAADKLKTKGYEALGIKADVTNESDIEQMIAQTVETYGRLDVLINNAGMQFVSPLEEFPTEKFELLTKIMLVAPFVATKHAFPIMKKQKFGRILNMSSINGLIGFSGKAAYNSAKHGVIGLTKVAALEGAEHGITVNAICPGYVDTPLVQNQLKDLARTRNVALEKVLEEVIYPLVPQKRLLAVDEIADYAMFLASDLAKGVTGQAAVIDGGYTAQ; encoded by the coding sequence ATGGTTGAAAACAAAATTGTGTTAATTACAGGTGCAGCTCAAGGTATTGGTTATCAAATTGGTGAGCGCTTTGCTGAAGACGGCGCAACTGTTGTCTTAACTGACTTGAATGAAGATGGAGTTAAGAAAGCAGCAGACAAATTGAAGACGAAAGGCTACGAAGCATTAGGCATTAAAGCAGACGTGACAAATGAAAGTGACATTGAACAAATGATTGCTCAAACGGTTGAAACATATGGCCGCCTTGATGTATTAATTAACAATGCTGGCATGCAATTTGTTTCCCCGCTCGAAGAATTTCCTACTGAAAAATTTGAACTTTTAACGAAAATTATGCTTGTTGCACCTTTTGTTGCGACTAAGCATGCGTTTCCTATTATGAAAAAGCAAAAATTCGGCCGCATTTTGAACATGTCTTCCATTAACGGATTGATTGGTTTCTCAGGAAAAGCGGCATACAACAGCGCTAAGCACGGCGTGATTGGCTTAACGAAAGTGGCTGCTCTTGAAGGTGCAGAGCACGGCATTACGGTAAATGCGATTTGCCCTGGTTATGTTGATACACCGCTTGTTCAAAATCAATTAAAAGATTTGGCACGTACGCGAAATGTAGCGCTTGAAAAAGTACTAGAAGAAGTCATTTATCCTCTTGTTCCTCAAAAGCGCTTGCTTGCAGTTGATGAAATTGCAGATTATGCAATGTTTTTAGCAAGTGATTTAGCAAAAGGCGTAACCGGCCAAGCTGCTGTGATCGATGGTGGATATACGGCTCAATAA